A single region of the Streptomyces vilmorinianum genome encodes:
- the cobT gene encoding nicotinate-nucleotide--dimethylbenzimidazole phosphoribosyltransferase: MNLDDFSDLIERPDGGIRRDAEERRERLIVPPGALGRLDELGEWLSAAQGSVPVRAIEQPRVVLFAGDHGVASLGVSGRPAGTAYELVRSVLDGASPVAVLARSAHVPVRVVDAGLDCDPELLPAEVVRHRVRRGSGRIDIENALSAEETEAAIRLGMTIADEEADSGTDLVVLGDLSVGGTTPASTLIAALCGTDASVVTGRGGAGIDDLAWMRKCAAVRDSLRRARPVLGDQLELLAAVGGADLAAMTGFLLQSAVRRMPVILDGVVAAACALVAQRAAFRAPDWWLAGQVSGEPAQSKALDRMALNPLLDHGVTVGEGTGALLALPLVQAAAALAAELPEQTTPDTAADEEN; encoded by the coding sequence TTGAATCTGGACGACTTCTCCGATCTGATCGAGCGCCCCGACGGCGGTATACGGCGTGACGCCGAGGAACGCCGGGAGCGGCTCATCGTTCCGCCCGGTGCGCTCGGCCGGCTCGACGAACTCGGCGAGTGGCTGTCGGCGGCGCAGGGTTCGGTTCCGGTGCGGGCGATCGAGCAGCCGCGGGTCGTGCTCTTCGCGGGCGACCACGGCGTGGCCTCGCTCGGGGTGTCGGGCCGTCCGGCGGGGACCGCGTACGAGCTGGTCCGCTCGGTGCTCGACGGTGCGAGCCCGGTGGCGGTGCTGGCCCGGAGCGCGCACGTGCCGGTACGGGTGGTGGACGCCGGTCTGGACTGCGACCCGGAGCTGCTGCCCGCCGAGGTGGTACGGCACCGGGTGCGGCGCGGCAGCGGCCGGATCGACATCGAGAACGCGCTGAGCGCCGAGGAGACCGAGGCGGCGATCCGGCTCGGCATGACGATCGCCGACGAGGAGGCCGACTCGGGCACGGATCTGGTCGTGCTCGGCGATCTGAGCGTGGGCGGTACGACGCCGGCCTCGACGCTGATCGCGGCCCTGTGCGGGACCGACGCCTCGGTGGTCACCGGCCGGGGCGGGGCCGGGATCGACGACCTGGCGTGGATGCGCAAGTGCGCGGCCGTCCGGGACTCGCTGCGGCGCGCCCGGCCGGTCCTGGGCGATCAGCTGGAGCTGCTCGCCGCGGTCGGCGGGGCGGACCTGGCGGCGATGACGGGCTTCCTGCTGCAGAGCGCGGTGCGCCGGATGCCGGTGATCCTGGACGGTGTGGTGGCGGCGGCCTGCGCGCTGGTGGCGCAGCGGGCGGCGTTCCGGGCGCCGGACTGGTGGCTGGCGGGTCAGGTCAGCGGTGAGCCGGCGCAGTCGAAGGCGCTGGACAGGATGGCACTCAACCCGCTGCTCGACCACGGCGTCACTGTGGGCGAGGGAACCGGGGCATTGCTCGCTCTTCCCCTCGTCCAGGCCGCGGCCGCCCTGGCGGCGGAGCTGCCGGAGCAGACCACTCCGGACACCGCGGCCGACGAGGAGAACTGA
- a CDS encoding bifunctional adenosylcobinamide kinase/adenosylcobinamide-phosphate guanylyltransferase, with translation MELTLLGTGAPLGLPRPDCPCAVCATARRDRARAATALLVDGALLLDLTPGAALAAARSGHSLVGVRQVLLTHPHDGPSVEVPAGLPAAVRVPDGRELTLISGHRVRAVSMDSPGTGYEVTSPDGERLLYLPPGGSPAGLTGDHLRPYDMVVADVTGRPDALARLRSTGAVGASTDVIAVHIDHDVPNGAELDRRLAAAGARTVPDGTTLYVGEYHAVPDVPRRTLVTGGARSGKSLEAERRLESVPEVLYVATGGIREGDPEWAERVTLHRDRRPGSWRTAETCDLVPLLEADGPALLIDCLSLWLTDAMDRVGAWDDERWASGAQEALRERVAELVAAVRATSRTVVAVTNEAGSGVVPATAAGRRFRDELGRLNAAFGDECEHMLLVVAGQAVVLR, from the coding sequence GTGGAACTGACTCTGCTCGGCACCGGAGCCCCCCTCGGGCTTCCCCGCCCCGACTGCCCCTGCGCCGTGTGCGCGACCGCTCGTCGTGACCGGGCGCGCGCCGCCACCGCGCTGCTCGTGGACGGGGCGCTGCTGCTCGATCTGACGCCGGGGGCCGCGCTGGCCGCCGCCCGGTCGGGGCACTCCCTCGTCGGCGTACGGCAGGTGCTGCTGACGCATCCGCACGACGGGCCCTCGGTCGAGGTGCCGGCCGGGCTGCCGGCCGCGGTCCGGGTGCCGGACGGGCGGGAGCTGACCCTGATCAGCGGGCACCGGGTGCGGGCCGTGTCGATGGACTCCCCCGGTACGGGGTACGAGGTGACGTCCCCGGACGGCGAGCGGCTCCTCTATCTGCCGCCCGGCGGCTCCCCCGCCGGTCTGACCGGCGATCACCTCCGCCCGTACGACATGGTCGTCGCGGACGTCACGGGCCGGCCCGACGCGCTGGCCCGGCTGCGGTCGACCGGGGCGGTCGGGGCGAGCACGGACGTGATCGCCGTCCACATCGACCACGACGTGCCGAACGGCGCGGAGCTGGACCGGCGGCTCGCGGCGGCCGGGGCTCGGACGGTGCCGGACGGGACGACCCTCTACGTCGGCGAGTACCACGCCGTGCCCGACGTCCCGCGCCGCACGCTGGTGACCGGCGGGGCCCGCTCGGGCAAGTCGCTGGAGGCCGAGCGGCGCCTGGAGTCGGTTCCCGAGGTGCTGTACGTGGCGACCGGCGGGATCCGCGAGGGCGACCCGGAGTGGGCGGAGCGGGTGACCCTGCACCGGGACCGGCGGCCCGGCTCCTGGCGTACCGCCGAGACCTGCGATCTCGTACCGCTCCTGGAGGCCGACGGTCCCGCGCTGCTGATCGACTGTCTGTCCCTGTGGCTGACGGACGCCATGGACCGGGTGGGGGCCTGGGACGACGAGCGGTGGGCGAGCGGCGCGCAGGAGGCGCTGCGGGAGCGGGTCGCGGAGCTGGTGGCGGCGGTGCGGGCCACGTCCCGTACGGTCGTCGCCGTCACCAACGAGGCCGGCTCGGGGGTGGTGCCGGCGACCGCGGCGGGGCGCCGTTTCCGTGACGAGCTGGGCCGGCTGAACGCGGCCTTCGGCGACGAGTGCGAGCACATGCTCCTCGTCGTGGCCGGTCAGGCTGTCGTGCTGCGTTGA
- a CDS encoding methyltransferase domain-containing protein produces the protein MRETVRQELIARQLDEQIAARYPVGQRLRILDAGMGQGTQALRLARAGHTVTGLEADPELLKAARESLATEPAGIRERVRLIEGDGRETGVHFLPGSFDVVLCHGVLMYADEPDALLAGLARMLAPGGLLSLVVRNAEALALRPGMAGDWTGALAGFESDTYTDGNGFKVRADRLDALRSTLAGIAAPLHAWYGVRVFTDGVPGDVGLPAAEELERLLAAEDRAGRTEPYRRIAALLHLCGVRG, from the coding sequence CTGCGCGAGACCGTCCGCCAGGAGCTCATCGCGCGCCAGCTCGACGAGCAGATAGCCGCCCGCTACCCGGTGGGGCAGCGGCTGCGGATCCTGGACGCGGGCATGGGGCAGGGCACCCAGGCGCTGCGGCTGGCCAGGGCCGGTCACACGGTGACCGGTCTCGAGGCCGATCCTGAGCTGCTCAAGGCCGCCCGTGAGTCGCTGGCCACCGAACCGGCCGGGATCCGTGAGCGGGTCCGGCTGATCGAGGGCGACGGCCGCGAGACGGGCGTGCACTTCCTGCCGGGCAGCTTCGACGTGGTGCTCTGCCACGGTGTGCTGATGTACGCGGACGAGCCGGACGCGCTGCTCGCGGGCCTCGCCCGGATGCTGGCGCCCGGCGGTCTGCTCTCCCTGGTCGTACGGAACGCGGAGGCGCTCGCCCTGCGGCCGGGTATGGCCGGGGACTGGACGGGTGCGCTGGCCGGCTTCGAGTCGGACACGTACACCGACGGGAACGGGTTCAAGGTGCGGGCCGACCGGCTCGACGCGCTGCGGTCGACGCTGGCGGGGATCGCGGCGCCGCTGCACGCCTGGTACGGCGTGCGCGTCTTCACCGACGGGGTGCCGGGCGACGTGGGGCTGCCGGCGGCCGAGGAGCTGGAGCGGCTGCTGGCCGCGGAGGACCGGGCCGGCCGGACGGAGCCGTACCGCAGGATCGCGGCGCTGCTGCACCTGTGCGGTGTGCGGGGCTGA
- a CDS encoding DUF3043 domain-containing protein, which translates to MFRSRSKEEKAATDKVSVDFSKQPRDPEAPKGRPTPKRSEAQTQRRRAATVPTDRKEAAKRQREARRADLARQREALASGDERYLPARDKGPVRRFVRDFVDSRFAIAEFFLPMAVVILVLSMIRVPALQNISLLLWLGVIVMIIIDSIGIWLRLKKQLAERFPNEPKRGAVAYGLMRTLQMRRLRLPKPQVKRGERP; encoded by the coding sequence GTGTTCCGTAGCCGTTCCAAGGAAGAGAAGGCCGCCACCGACAAGGTGAGCGTCGACTTCTCCAAGCAGCCCCGCGACCCCGAGGCCCCCAAGGGCCGCCCGACCCCGAAGCGGAGTGAGGCCCAGACGCAGCGTCGTCGTGCCGCGACGGTACCGACCGACCGCAAGGAGGCCGCCAAGCGCCAGCGCGAGGCGCGCCGTGCGGACCTCGCCCGCCAGCGCGAGGCGCTGGCCAGCGGTGACGAGCGCTATCTGCCGGCCCGTGACAAGGGTCCGGTGCGCCGCTTCGTGCGCGACTTCGTCGACTCGCGCTTCGCCATCGCGGAGTTCTTCCTGCCGATGGCCGTGGTGATCCTGGTCCTGTCCATGATCCGCGTCCCGGCGCTGCAGAACATCTCGCTGCTGCTCTGGCTCGGTGTGATCGTCATGATCATCATCGACTCGATCGGCATCTGGCTCCGTCTGAAGAAGCAGCTGGCCGAGCGCTTCCCGAACGAGCCGAAGCGCGGTGCCGTGGCCTACGGCCTCATGCGTACGCTCCAGATGCGCCGACTGCGACTGCCGAAGCCGCAGGTCAAGCGCGGAGAGCGGCCCTGA
- a CDS encoding PspA/IM30 family protein — MSGVMKRMGMIFRAKANKALDRAEDPRETLDYSYQKQLELLQKVRRGVADVATSRKRLELQLNQLQGQSSKLEDQGRKALALGREDLAREALSRRAALQQQVSDLEVQHQTLQGEEEKLTLAAQRLQAKVDAFRTKKETIKATYTAAQAQTRIAESFSGISEEMSDVGVAIQRAEDKTAQLQARAGAIDELLASGALDDQSGLAKDDIQAELDRLSGGTDVELELQRMKAELAGGPSASKQAIEGGTATPQDQQQQSSQPRFDKQ, encoded by the coding sequence ATGAGCGGTGTGATGAAGCGTATGGGGATGATCTTCCGCGCGAAGGCAAACAAGGCCCTTGACCGGGCCGAGGATCCGCGCGAGACCCTCGATTACTCCTATCAGAAGCAGCTGGAGCTCCTGCAGAAGGTCCGGCGGGGCGTCGCCGACGTGGCGACCTCCCGCAAGCGGCTCGAACTGCAGCTGAACCAGCTCCAGGGCCAGTCCTCGAAGCTGGAGGACCAGGGCCGCAAGGCGCTGGCGCTCGGCCGCGAGGACCTGGCGCGCGAGGCGCTGTCCCGGCGGGCGGCGCTGCAGCAGCAGGTGAGCGACCTCGAGGTGCAGCACCAGACGCTGCAGGGCGAGGAGGAGAAGCTCACCCTGGCCGCGCAGCGGCTGCAGGCCAAGGTCGACGCCTTCCGTACGAAGAAGGAGACGATCAAGGCGACCTACACGGCTGCCCAGGCGCAGACCCGGATCGCCGAGTCGTTCTCCGGTATCTCGGAGGAGATGAGCGATGTCGGCGTGGCGATCCAGCGCGCCGAGGACAAGACGGCCCAGCTGCAGGCCCGGGCCGGCGCGATCGACGAGCTGCTCGCCTCGGGCGCGCTCGACGACCAGTCGGGCCTGGCCAAGGACGACATCCAGGCGGAGCTCGACCGGCTGTCCGGCGGTACGGACGTCGAGCTGGAGCTCCAGCGGATGAAGGCGGAGCTGGCGGGTGGCCCCTCGGCCTCCAAGCAGGCGATCGAGGGCGGCACGGCGACGCCTCAGGACCAGCAGCAGCAGTCCTCGCAGCCCCGATTCGACAAGCAGTAG
- the pspAA gene encoding PspA-associated protein PspAA: MIVRIMGEGQWKLADSHFAELNRLDDELLEEMESGDADGFRRTLSALLDEVRDIGEPLPDDALEPSELILPSPDATLEEVREMLSDNGLIPG, translated from the coding sequence ATGATCGTAAGGATCATGGGGGAGGGCCAGTGGAAGCTGGCCGACAGCCACTTCGCCGAGCTGAACAGGCTGGACGACGAGCTGCTCGAAGAGATGGAGTCGGGGGACGCGGACGGCTTCCGCCGCACGCTTTCGGCTCTGCTCGACGAGGTCCGCGACATCGGCGAACCTCTCCCGGACGACGCGCTGGAACCCTCTGAGCTGATTCTCCCGTCCCCGGACGCGACGCTCGAAGAGGTGCGCGAGATGCTCTCCGACAACGGTCTGATCCCGGGCTGA
- a CDS encoding sensor histidine kinase: protein MPDVTSLDNGFLRGRQWLRAHPLAFDGALALAVLACMVTGSFADPHGSPNGPTFGDRTPDPSSVLLMVLGAAALVLRRRNPLAVLAFTGGVTLIELIADDRPAPVAMSAVVALYTVASRTDRPTTWRVGLATMTVLTGAAMLFGPTPWYAQENLGVFAWTGMAAAAGDAVRSRRAFVDAIRERAERAERTRDEEARRRVAEERLRIARDLHDVVAHHIALVNVQAGVAAHVMDKRPDQAKEALAHVREASRSALNELRATVGLLRQSGDPEAPTEPAPGLAVLDELLATFRNAGLPVELARVSADDAVPLRFQPGGAPTALRLPAAVDLAAYRIIQEALTNVQKHAGPDAKAEVSVVRVGRTVEITVLDNGTPQPGAPTDGGGHGLIGMRERVTALRGTLTAAPRYGGGFRVQAILPATARTGEDT, encoded by the coding sequence TTGCCTGACGTGACCTCCCTCGACAACGGCTTCCTGCGGGGCCGCCAGTGGCTGCGGGCGCACCCCCTCGCCTTCGACGGCGCCCTCGCGCTCGCCGTCCTCGCCTGCATGGTCACCGGTTCCTTCGCCGACCCCCACGGCAGCCCCAACGGCCCCACCTTCGGCGACCGCACCCCCGACCCGAGCAGCGTGCTCCTCATGGTGCTGGGCGCCGCGGCCCTGGTCCTGCGGCGGCGCAACCCCCTCGCCGTCCTCGCCTTCACCGGCGGGGTCACCCTGATCGAGCTGATCGCCGACGACCGGCCCGCCCCCGTCGCCATGAGCGCCGTCGTCGCGCTCTACACCGTCGCCTCCCGCACCGACCGCCCCACCACCTGGCGGGTCGGCCTCGCCACGATGACCGTGCTGACCGGCGCCGCGATGCTCTTCGGGCCCACCCCCTGGTACGCCCAGGAGAATCTGGGCGTCTTCGCCTGGACCGGCATGGCCGCGGCCGCCGGCGACGCCGTCCGCAGCCGCCGCGCCTTCGTCGACGCCATCCGCGAGCGGGCCGAGCGCGCGGAACGGACCCGGGACGAGGAGGCCCGGCGCAGGGTCGCCGAGGAACGCCTCCGGATCGCCCGCGACCTCCACGACGTCGTCGCCCATCACATCGCCCTGGTCAACGTCCAGGCCGGGGTCGCCGCGCACGTCATGGACAAGCGCCCCGACCAGGCCAAGGAGGCCCTCGCGCACGTCCGCGAGGCCAGCCGCTCCGCCCTCAACGAGCTGCGGGCCACCGTCGGTCTGCTGCGCCAGTCCGGCGACCCCGAGGCCCCCACCGAACCGGCCCCCGGCCTCGCCGTCCTCGACGAGCTCCTCGCCACCTTCCGCAACGCGGGCCTCCCCGTCGAGCTGGCCCGGGTCTCCGCCGACGACGCGGTCCCCCTGCGCTTTCAGCCGGGGGGTGCCCCCACCGCGCTTCGCTTGCCCGCGGCGGTCGACCTCGCCGCGTACCGGATCATCCAGGAGGCCCTGACCAATGTGCAGAAGCACGCGGGCCCGGACGCCAAGGCCGAGGTGAGCGTCGTCCGCGTCGGCCGGACCGTCGAGATCACCGTCCTCGACAACGGCACCCCGCAGCCCGGCGCCCCCACCGACGGCGGCGGCCACGGGCTGATCGGCATGCGCGAGCGGGTCACCGCCCTCCGCGGCACGCTGACCGCGGCGCCCCGCTACGGCGGCGGCTTCCGCGTACAGGCGATACTGCCCGCAACGGCCCGTACGGGGGAGGACACATGA
- a CDS encoding response regulator, whose translation MTIKVLLADDQALLRSAFKVLVDSEPDMEVVAEAADGAEAVALARSTRADVVLMDIRMPGTDGLAATRLITADPELSAVRIVMLTTFEVDEYVVQSLRAGASGFLGKGAEPEELLNAIRIAAAGEALLSPVATKGLIAKFLAQGGSSDPDGDEDSPAYSERLAALTTREREVLVLVAGGHSNDEIAERLQVSPLTVKTHVNRTMAKLGARDRAQLVVTAYESGLVRPRVE comes from the coding sequence ATGACCATCAAGGTGCTGCTCGCCGACGACCAGGCCCTGCTCCGCAGCGCGTTCAAGGTGCTCGTGGACTCCGAGCCGGACATGGAGGTCGTCGCCGAGGCCGCCGACGGGGCCGAGGCCGTCGCCCTCGCGCGCTCCACGCGGGCCGATGTCGTCCTGATGGACATCCGGATGCCCGGCACGGACGGACTCGCCGCCACCCGCCTGATCACCGCGGACCCGGAGCTGTCCGCCGTACGGATCGTCATGCTGACCACCTTCGAGGTGGACGAGTACGTCGTGCAGTCCCTCCGCGCGGGCGCCTCCGGCTTCCTCGGCAAGGGCGCGGAGCCGGAGGAACTGCTCAACGCCATCCGTATCGCCGCCGCCGGAGAGGCCCTGCTCTCGCCCGTCGCGACCAAGGGCCTGATCGCCAAGTTCCTGGCACAGGGCGGAAGTTCGGACCCCGACGGCGACGAGGACTCCCCGGCGTACTCCGAGCGTCTCGCCGCGCTCACCACCCGCGAACGCGAGGTCCTCGTCCTCGTGGCCGGCGGTCACTCCAACGACGAGATCGCCGAACGCCTCCAGGTCAGCCCCCTCACGGTGAAGACCCATGTCAACCGGACGATGGCCAAACTCGGCGCCCGGGACCGCGCCCAGCTGGTGGTCACGGCCTACGAATCGGGACTGGTACGTCCAAGGGTGGAGTGA